The following are encoded in a window of Gammaproteobacteria bacterium genomic DNA:
- a CDS encoding hypothetical protein (Evidence 5 : Unknown function) — protein MIALFLLVVIHLADHNDFFFSNVWAGNSNEIPGVLGLSRGGDDSSQIYAITGESGALYRSTDGAAWVKVTINLSNVSTYFSAVTLTPKGTVYVSSSEGLFRSTDSGRSWSVIPTEEQIFFVFPVTDDILLARIWKTGLLRSENGGTTWYPVGIELQNPVLSVVQDKAGLIWAATFGGGIYRSTDKGVTWEAFGLEQGYIITLAIHEGILYAGTYKDGVYRYNSNGWEKNDYGLPARATVQLLSATPEGLVASIDQQGLYLRRTGENWHLITDGLRRIDEVTGILPIKDGNWLVATRPQGLFRVNPITNLWVSVPFQVNVRTVATDHQGGAYVVLANGQMLHGILAQSDGTDSTFEYFGQAPASSEIIFITRNGEILAGGKQGLEIKSFSKKKLQNWRTVNLARTVPEISCLTETETNLVVGARNLGLLRSADGGVTWSLSKNGLIRACVAAGGYLYVATATGLSVSDNDGLSWTDYPLSPAPLALAADGERGVILIQNEIVTSRKTKPRLMESTTGTAPVPLYLNENEGTGLNVQALTISGDILYLASTNGVELFKRDKAVWSWKGQILSRITVTALTSLHEGRAMAATDRGLFVLNGLDDAIQIPITP, from the coding sequence ATGATCGCACTGTTTCTGTTGGTGGTTATCCATTTGGCAGACCACAACGATTTTTTCTTTTCAAATGTATGGGCCGGTAATTCCAACGAAATCCCCGGCGTGCTTGGTTTAAGTCGAGGTGGCGATGATTCCAGCCAGATTTACGCCATCACCGGTGAATCTGGAGCGCTGTATCGCTCTACCGATGGTGCCGCCTGGGTTAAGGTAACTATAAATTTATCCAATGTTAGCACTTATTTTTCTGCTGTGACTTTAACACCCAAAGGTACTGTTTATGTTTCCAGTTCCGAGGGATTATTCCGCTCGACGGACAGCGGGCGTAGCTGGAGTGTCATTCCGACCGAGGAACAAATCTTTTTTGTATTTCCTGTAACCGACGATATTCTTTTAGCGCGCATCTGGAAAACAGGCTTGTTACGTTCGGAAAACGGTGGAACAACGTGGTATCCGGTCGGTATCGAATTACAAAATCCGGTTTTATCTGTGGTTCAGGATAAGGCCGGCCTGATATGGGCTGCGACTTTCGGCGGGGGAATCTACCGATCCACGGATAAGGGAGTAACCTGGGAGGCATTCGGATTAGAACAAGGTTATATCATTACCTTGGCTATCCATGAGGGGATTCTTTACGCCGGCACGTATAAAGATGGAGTTTATCGTTATAATTCAAATGGCTGGGAAAAAAATGATTACGGTTTACCCGCAAGAGCCACTGTGCAGCTGTTATCCGCCACACCCGAGGGATTAGTAGCGAGCATCGATCAACAGGGGTTGTATCTGCGTCGGACTGGAGAAAATTGGCATTTAATCACGGATGGGCTGCGGCGAATTGACGAAGTAACGGGTATCCTTCCAATCAAGGATGGAAATTGGTTAGTGGCTACTCGTCCACAGGGATTGTTTCGCGTCAATCCCATTACCAATCTTTGGGTATCGGTACCTTTTCAGGTCAACGTGCGCACTGTCGCTACCGATCATCAAGGTGGTGCCTACGTCGTGTTGGCCAATGGGCAGATGCTTCATGGCATCCTTGCCCAAAGCGATGGTACTGATAGCACTTTTGAGTACTTCGGACAGGCACCAGCTTCAAGCGAGATCATTTTCATTACCCGCAACGGAGAAATACTAGCAGGAGGCAAACAAGGTCTTGAAATAAAATCTTTTTCGAAAAAGAAGCTTCAGAATTGGCGTACAGTAAATCTTGCACGCACTGTACCGGAAATCTCCTGTCTAACTGAGACTGAAACCAATCTGGTAGTTGGTGCGCGGAATCTTGGTCTGCTGCGTTCTGCGGATGGTGGCGTGACCTGGTCCCTTTCAAAAAACGGCCTGATACGAGCCTGTGTTGCAGCCGGTGGTTACCTTTATGTTGCCACCGCTACCGGTCTGTCAGTTTCCGACAATGACGGCCTTTCCTGGACAGACTATCCACTTTCTCCAGCGCCCTTGGCTTTAGCCGCTGACGGAGAACGGGGAGTAATCCTCATTCAAAACGAAATCGTCACTTCTCGTAAAACCAAGCCAAGGTTGATGGAATCAACCACAGGAACCGCTCCTGTTCCCCTTTATCTGAATGAAAATGAAGGAACCGGATTAAACGTACAAGCATTAACAATATCAGGCGATATCCTGTATCTAGCTTCTACGAATGGAGTCGAACTCTTCAAGCGGGATAAAGCTGTTTGGTCTTGGAAGGGTCAGATACTATCCCGAATCACCGTGACCGCACTCACTTCGCTTCACGAAGGACGAGCCATGGCCGCCACTGATCGTGGGCTATTCGTACTCAACGGTCTTGACGATGCCATACAAATACCTATCACGCCTTGA
- a CDS encoding CHAT domain-containing protein — translation MINLIKPIDPSGSMGLPAAKSMKRIIIIAIPLMLMLNGISWSESRLESARWALMNGDWKTVERLLATADNVTELLVRGEAWRAQGYLDRASGDHETAWRCIAGQESPLRNWAARTSAETLLARYHYIEAEQRLHAASTAGDAEERIRREITQGRLEAAQGHTQSARLAYLRAREQAQRAGFHGLNMQSQLGLITLDSTFPSPQEIKTIIAEIDKIDHAHTKAALLLGLAEHARRSDPQVGYALAQSLVIKATPLVAEGRQRAELLALSAALLEATGHPADALILTAQAISEAQRIDAGDLMMREEWRRGRLYHTLGDSQRALLALRRAVFHLRMIRSDISIPMEYYPGRSSFREILSPLYLKLADLLLQQAAALSEDDAQPLLREARDTLERLKTAELEDYLGSACPLDTKSVANLELIAPRTGVLYPILLPDRLELLLGINGRQYRTTVAVKSEEIRTAAENLASLLRPAPDLMNPKFLANQLFSWIIAPVKHWLDKHQVDTLVFIPDGPLRLFPLGALMDGDTFLIERYAVVTEPGLTLFDPQPIPRKNIHALVAGMSRPGPVIEELPKDLLTILTGTNGSEPLRLGEASLSQRNRESLEETLALPGVEQEVKQVSAVLGVPPMLNQDFVLSRFTAAMDHSLHIVHMASHGFFGGTPENSFFMTYDRLLKIHHLETLLQGNGKDKQPPQLLILSACQTAEGNDRAPLGITGVAVKSGVRSVIGSLWPVSDDATQRLIGEFYPRLRDSRQTKAMAFQQAQIAVLRDQRFNHPFFWAAFILVGNWL, via the coding sequence GTGATTAATTTAATTAAACCTATCGACCCTTCGGGATCGATGGGTTTACCCGCCGCAAAATCTATGAAACGCATCATTATCATAGCGATTCCTTTGATGTTGATGTTAAATGGAATTTCCTGGAGCGAATCCAGGTTGGAATCAGCACGGTGGGCATTGATGAATGGTGACTGGAAAACCGTGGAGCGGTTGCTAGCCACGGCCGACAATGTGACGGAATTACTGGTACGCGGTGAGGCGTGGCGTGCGCAAGGCTATCTCGACCGCGCCAGCGGGGATCATGAAACTGCATGGCGCTGTATCGCCGGACAGGAAAGTCCGCTTCGCAACTGGGCTGCGCGTACCTCGGCGGAAACCCTACTGGCACGATATCATTATATTGAGGCGGAACAGCGTTTGCATGCTGCCTCCACCGCAGGTGATGCCGAAGAACGAATCCGACGGGAAATAACTCAAGGTCGTTTAGAAGCGGCTCAGGGGCATACCCAATCAGCACGGCTTGCTTATCTTCGGGCGCGGGAACAGGCACAGCGAGCGGGGTTTCATGGACTCAATATGCAGTCTCAATTGGGATTGATCACACTAGATTCAACTTTTCCCTCTCCGCAAGAAATTAAAACCATCATCGCTGAGATCGATAAAATCGATCATGCGCATACGAAAGCAGCATTGTTACTGGGCTTAGCGGAGCATGCGCGTCGTAGCGATCCTCAAGTTGGCTACGCTCTCGCCCAATCCTTGGTCATTAAAGCCACCCCCCTGGTGGCAGAAGGGCGGCAACGGGCAGAGCTTTTAGCTTTGAGCGCTGCGTTGCTGGAAGCAACGGGGCACCCAGCCGATGCCTTGATTCTAACGGCGCAAGCGATCAGCGAAGCACAACGTATTGATGCCGGCGATCTCATGATGCGCGAGGAATGGCGTCGAGGACGGTTATATCACACCCTTGGTGATTCGCAACGAGCACTGCTTGCCTTGCGACGTGCGGTTTTTCACCTGCGCATGATTCGTTCGGATATCTCTATTCCGATGGAATACTATCCTGGACGTTCGTCTTTCCGTGAGATTCTCTCTCCGCTTTATTTAAAGTTAGCCGATTTGCTTCTTCAACAAGCTGCCGCTCTTTCCGAGGATGATGCGCAGCCTTTATTGCGCGAAGCGCGCGATACCTTGGAACGGCTTAAAACTGCCGAACTGGAAGACTACCTTGGAAGTGCTTGTCCGCTTGACACCAAATCAGTCGCCAATCTCGAATTGATCGCTCCACGTACCGGCGTCCTGTATCCCATTCTCTTGCCGGATCGGCTGGAATTATTATTGGGTATCAATGGGCGTCAGTATCGAACCACGGTAGCCGTCAAGTCTGAAGAAATACGTACAGCCGCTGAAAATCTAGCGAGCCTTTTGCGTCCCGCACCTGATTTGATGAATCCAAAATTTCTGGCAAATCAATTATTTTCCTGGATTATTGCTCCTGTGAAGCACTGGTTGGACAAACATCAGGTGGATACCCTGGTATTTATCCCTGATGGTCCCTTGCGTCTTTTTCCCCTCGGCGCATTAATGGATGGTGATACTTTTCTTATTGAACGCTACGCGGTTGTTACTGAACCAGGTCTGACTCTGTTCGATCCTCAACCCATTCCTCGCAAAAATATTCATGCCCTGGTAGCTGGAATGAGCAGACCAGGCCCGGTAATTGAAGAACTGCCAAAGGATCTGTTGACTATCTTGACCGGGACGAATGGGAGTGAACCTCTGCGTTTAGGGGAAGCGTCGTTAAGCCAACGTAATCGTGAAAGCCTTGAGGAAACATTGGCACTACCTGGCGTTGAGCAGGAGGTTAAACAGGTATCCGCAGTGCTGGGCGTGCCTCCAATGCTCAACCAGGATTTTGTTTTAAGTCGTTTTACCGCAGCAATGGATCATTCCTTGCATATAGTCCATATGGCTTCACATGGATTTTTTGGCGGTACCCCGGAAAACAGTTTTTTCATGACCTATGATCGCTTGCTCAAAATACATCACCTAGAAACATTGCTCCAGGGAAATGGAAAAGATAAGCAACCGCCACAATTATTGATTTTAAGCGCCTGTCAAACTGCCGAAGGTAATGATCGCGCACCTTTAGGTATTACCGGAGTAGCCGTCAAATCCGGGGTACGAAGTGTTATTGGTTCATTATGGCCAGTTTCCGATGATGCCACCCAACGGTTGATCGGTGAATTTTATCCGCGATTGCGTGATTCTCGTCAAACCAAAGCCATGGCTTTTCAACAGGCACAAATCGCAGTATTGCGGGATCAGCGCTTTAATCATCCATTTTTTTGGGCGGCCTTTATCTTGGTGGGTAATTGGTTATAG
- a CDS encoding purine-binding chemotaxis protein CheW codes for MAVERSLKILLVEDSKVARKMAAKALADLGFQNVLQAEDGNDAIVKLEAEEGIGLIISDWNMPNKDGFELLQWVRANLRCAKVPFIMATARGERKQVTAATEAGVSNFITKPFGPPELNELINETLGGKSTIQTTPTQEPRVPKVNSSGKLIIEMAHIQITDHLTLGVLKHLIDCGKLLPQHFVIETKRMPSWNALQQALEKGKVDGAFSLAPIAMDLFGFGVPIKLVMFAHRNGSIAVRNAKTKNIALEKAFRGKTFYIPHELSIHHMLAHRFLRELGLKPGFAGRGDCDVFFEVVPPIKMPELLASNPEACGFLVAEPLGTKAIAEGNADLLFLSGEMWETHPCCVVTLRDEVIQQYPEAVQEFTDMLVVAGRFIEEKTETAAEVAVTFLDPDGSLKLKVPILKNVLREAQGIKTNDLFPSKPDLDRIQRYMTEEMSVGSIINLDDFVDDRFARHSCKGAIDHPTTIHNPADVVAKIVHRQNAGVVSKTNLNIEGSYLIFNLSGREYGIDILWIKEIITMPVIRSLPHAPSGVRGIMNFRGQMITVIDLRIKLGLYPKPLDASSRVIVLSGREGNTGKAIGMIVDAVSRVISITAEHIADATTYKNKPQTDYILAFAKVSDGVKILLNTEHLFVP; via the coding sequence ATGGCGGTTGAACGTTCCCTAAAAATTCTCCTCGTTGAAGATTCCAAAGTGGCGCGCAAAATGGCGGCCAAAGCATTGGCTGATTTGGGTTTTCAAAATGTGCTACAAGCCGAGGACGGTAACGATGCCATTGTTAAACTCGAAGCCGAGGAGGGGATTGGGCTGATTATCAGCGATTGGAACATGCCCAACAAGGACGGTTTTGAGTTGCTGCAATGGGTACGAGCCAATCTGCGTTGCGCCAAGGTTCCTTTTATCATGGCTACTGCGCGCGGTGAACGCAAGCAGGTCACGGCTGCCACCGAAGCAGGAGTAAGCAATTTTATTACTAAACCCTTCGGACCACCGGAACTAAATGAACTCATTAATGAAACCCTGGGAGGAAAATCAACAATCCAAACCACTCCAACCCAGGAACCGCGCGTCCCGAAAGTAAATTCATCGGGAAAATTGATCATTGAGATGGCGCATATTCAAATCACTGATCATCTGACATTAGGTGTACTAAAACATTTAATTGATTGCGGAAAACTTTTACCGCAACATTTTGTCATTGAAACTAAAAGAATGCCAAGCTGGAACGCACTCCAGCAGGCATTAGAAAAAGGTAAAGTGGATGGTGCTTTTTCATTGGCACCTATTGCCATGGATTTATTTGGTTTTGGCGTCCCCATTAAATTAGTGATGTTTGCTCATCGCAACGGCAGTATTGCGGTACGCAATGCAAAAACCAAGAATATCGCCCTAGAAAAAGCCTTCAGGGGAAAAACTTTTTATATTCCTCATGAGCTTTCCATACATCACATGCTGGCGCACCGTTTTCTTCGGGAATTGGGGCTTAAGCCTGGTTTCGCTGGAAGAGGAGATTGCGATGTATTCTTCGAGGTTGTTCCCCCGATAAAAATGCCTGAGCTGCTGGCCTCCAATCCTGAAGCATGTGGTTTTTTAGTCGCTGAACCTCTCGGAACCAAGGCAATTGCTGAAGGTAACGCTGATCTACTGTTTCTTTCCGGAGAAATGTGGGAGACCCATCCTTGCTGCGTGGTAACGTTGCGTGACGAAGTTATTCAACAATATCCAGAAGCGGTTCAAGAATTCACCGATATGTTGGTGGTGGCTGGACGTTTTATCGAAGAAAAAACCGAAACCGCTGCCGAGGTAGCGGTAACCTTCCTCGATCCAGATGGTTCTCTGAAGTTGAAGGTTCCTATTTTAAAAAATGTCCTACGTGAAGCGCAGGGAATTAAGACTAATGACCTTTTTCCGTCCAAGCCCGATCTTGATCGCATCCAACGTTACATGACAGAGGAAATGAGCGTCGGGAGCATTATTAATTTGGACGATTTCGTTGACGATCGCTTCGCTCGTCATTCTTGTAAAGGGGCAATCGACCATCCCACTACTATTCATAACCCGGCGGATGTGGTAGCTAAGATTGTTCATCGTCAAAACGCTGGCGTTGTGTCCAAGACCAATCTTAATATTGAGGGCAGCTATCTCATTTTTAATCTTTCGGGTCGAGAGTATGGTATTGATATCCTGTGGATTAAGGAAATTATTACCATGCCCGTAATCCGCAGTCTCCCCCACGCTCCGTCTGGAGTCCGTGGTATCATGAATTTCCGTGGTCAGATGATTACCGTTATTGATCTACGTATCAAGCTTGGTCTATATCCAAAACCACTAGACGCATCAAGTCGTGTCATCGTATTGAGTGGCCGTGAAGGAAATACGGGAAAAGCAATAGGAATGATAGTAGATGCGGTATCTCGAGTTATTTCCATCACCGCCGAGCATATCGCTGATGCAACCACGTATAAAAATAAACCTCAGACTGATTATATTTTAGCTTTTGCCAAAGTGAGTGATGGAGTAAAAATATTACTCAATACCGAGCATTTATTTGTTCCTTGA
- a CDS encoding putative tetraheme cytochrome-c type (Evidence 3 : Putative function from multiple computational evidences), producing the protein MKKFWGAIFSLGTLLFIAGIIFYGLFGVALDSTNRLEFCVSCHSMNMKAYQEYKDTVHYKNRTGVRASCADCHVPKELTQKLWFKIMAYKDVLHEFLGTISTPEKYEAHRWEMANRVWDTMKKSDSRECRSCHKLEAMNFDSQGKMASKKHARLAEENHDKTCVDCHKGIAHTAPEEPQLPSNIK; encoded by the coding sequence ATGAAAAAATTCTGGGGCGCAATCTTTTCGCTGGGAACGCTGTTATTCATTGCTGGTATTATTTTTTATGGCCTTTTTGGAGTTGCTTTGGATAGTACAAATCGACTTGAATTTTGTGTTTCTTGTCACTCGATGAATATGAAGGCGTATCAGGAATACAAAGATACGGTCCATTACAAAAATCGTACTGGAGTGAGGGCGAGTTGTGCCGATTGTCACGTACCGAAAGAGCTTACGCAAAAATTATGGTTCAAAATAATGGCGTACAAGGATGTTTTGCATGAATTTCTTGGCACTATTAGCACCCCAGAAAAGTATGAGGCGCATCGTTGGGAAATGGCTAATCGTGTTTGGGATACGATGAAAAAGAGTGATTCCCGTGAGTGCCGTAGCTGTCACAAGCTAGAAGCGATGAATTTCGATAGTCAAGGTAAAATGGCCAGTAAGAAGCATGCGCGGCTCGCAGAAGAGAATCATGATAAAACCTGTGTTGATTGTCATAAAGGTATTGCGCATACAGCACCAGAAGAACCTCAATTACCTTCTAATATAAAATAA
- a CDS encoding membrane hypothetical protein (Evidence 5 : Unknown function), with translation MSIKKISCYPVITKIMLATLLIFFSVLAFFDHPTKFYPIIEFDVGVAEKDGGKFIDIIKLNLIFEPKKTQQNCEGLVGKIAAIFLSQFAGSTVRTLKCLRNLETDQKLIFSEQPLSTPSSWMNNGVVVYSANNPNFAMATCEKNKIRFLGNPGSVKCYAPGTPRIKPITQAISINQILLSLIICFIAAFTSWFICWLIIKYEHLHARFSYDHVNSGPQKFHSVPTPRIGGIGIITGLIAALAIVILASSEIFPFLVFKRYSTFDYRDFIFLLIASVPAFLGGLIEDITKKVGVTERLLLTMLAGSLGVWLLGAVLNRLDLPGLDLALQWFPLAIVFTIFAVGGVVNSINIIDGYNGLAAGYTVIVLVALAIVAGQIGDLMIFLIALALASALLGFLQWNWPTGKIFLGDGGAYLIGFLLAEISILLIARNQNVSPWFPLLLLIYPVFETLFSIYRRKFVRGQSPGKADCLHLHTLIYLRVVSREMVSNKTERNSKVAKYLWGMATFVAIWGIIFYQRTSILIVGVALFCFLYLITYRQIVQWKIQHLVENTIPIKKFTDEKNRQLPVK, from the coding sequence ATGAGTATAAAAAAAATATCTTGCTACCCTGTTATTACAAAAATTATGCTTGCCACATTATTGATATTTTTTAGCGTACTCGCTTTTTTCGATCATCCAACGAAGTTTTATCCAATCATTGAATTTGATGTTGGCGTAGCAGAAAAAGATGGCGGCAAGTTTATTGATATTATCAAATTAAATTTGATTTTTGAACCCAAAAAAACACAGCAAAATTGTGAAGGACTTGTAGGAAAAATTGCTGCAATCTTTCTTAGTCAATTTGCTGGCTCCACCGTGCGCACACTTAAATGTCTGCGTAATTTGGAAACGGATCAAAAATTAATATTTTCCGAGCAGCCTCTTTCTACTCCTTCTAGCTGGATGAACAATGGAGTCGTAGTTTATTCCGCGAATAATCCGAATTTTGCCATGGCTACATGCGAAAAAAATAAAATTCGATTCCTTGGCAATCCAGGAAGTGTTAAATGTTATGCTCCAGGGACACCGCGCATAAAACCTATTACTCAAGCGATAAGTATTAACCAAATTTTGCTTTCATTAATTATTTGCTTTATTGCTGCGTTCACTAGCTGGTTCATCTGTTGGCTTATTATCAAATATGAGCACTTGCATGCTCGTTTCTCTTATGACCATGTTAATTCAGGTCCACAAAAATTTCATAGTGTGCCTACTCCACGCATCGGCGGAATTGGAATTATTACCGGACTAATCGCCGCATTGGCTATCGTAATTCTTGCAAGCTCCGAAATATTTCCTTTTTTAGTGTTTAAACGCTATTCAACCTTTGATTATCGGGATTTTATTTTTTTATTGATAGCAAGTGTTCCCGCTTTTTTAGGCGGCCTGATTGAGGATATTACTAAAAAAGTCGGTGTGACTGAACGTTTGCTTCTTACCATGCTTGCGGGCAGTCTGGGCGTCTGGTTACTTGGTGCCGTACTTAACCGGCTTGATCTTCCTGGTCTCGATCTCGCCTTGCAATGGTTTCCCCTCGCAATCGTATTCACAATTTTTGCTGTTGGCGGAGTTGTTAATTCCATTAACATTATTGATGGTTATAACGGACTTGCCGCTGGTTATACGGTTATCGTTCTTGTTGCGCTCGCAATCGTGGCGGGTCAAATAGGAGATTTGATGATCTTTTTGATTGCCTTGGCGCTGGCCAGTGCGTTACTTGGCTTTCTACAATGGAATTGGCCGACGGGAAAAATATTTCTTGGTGATGGTGGTGCCTATCTAATTGGTTTCTTGCTTGCAGAAATCTCCATTTTACTTATTGCAAGAAATCAAAATGTTTCACCATGGTTTCCGTTGCTTCTTTTAATTTATCCGGTATTCGAGACATTATTCTCAATTTATCGAAGAAAATTTGTGCGCGGACAATCCCCAGGAAAAGCAGATTGCTTACATTTGCACACATTGATCTATCTACGGGTAGTTTCGCGTGAAATGGTATCTAATAAAACCGAGCGCAACAGCAAAGTAGCCAAATATTTATGGGGAATGGCCACCTTCGTTGCTATTTGGGGAATAATTTTTTATCAGCGAACTTCAATCCTGATCGTTGGCGTGGCTTTATTTTGTTTTCTTTACCTGATTACCTATCGCCAAATTGTCCAATGGAAAATCCAACACTTAGTGGAAAATACAATACCTATCAAAAAATTTACAGATGAAAAAAACAGGCAGCTCCCGGTCAAATAA
- the proS gene encoding proline--tRNA ligase → MRLSQLLFPTLKENPADAEVISHKLLLRAGMIRKLAAGLYTWLPLGLRVLRKVETVIRQEMDRAGAQEVLMPAVQPAELWQESGRWDKYGPELLRLEDRHQRKFCFGPTHEEVITDLARAELHSYRQLPANFYQIQTKFRDEIRPRFGLMRAREFLMKDAYSFHLDEVSLAATYQVMYDTYTRIFTRLGLRFRAVCADTGAIGGNASHEFHVLADSGEDVIAFCPDSDYAANLELAEALPPTGEHPAPSQEMREVYTPGVRTISAVTICLLIPASRTVKTLLVEGSEGGLVALVLRGDHELNEAKAAKLPLVAAPLTFASPERVREETGADPGSVGPVGLTCPVIRDRATVVLADFACGANRDNFHLTGVNWGRDLPEPETANLRAIVAGDLSPDGKGHLSLCRGIEVGHIFQLGTRYSSALQAEVLGEDGRPVTMVMGCYGIGVSRVVAAAIEQNHDERGILWPTTITPFHVVLIPINMHRSIRLAEAATCLYDELRSVGIEVLFDDRGLRPGVMFADAELIGIPHRLVMSDRGLDTGTVEYRARKDTQSRNIPLKETVTFLREMLAAAGLSEFYAQ, encoded by the coding sequence ATGCGTTTGTCACAACTCCTTTTTCCCACCCTCAAGGAAAATCCTGCCGACGCTGAGGTAATTAGCCATAAATTGTTGCTACGCGCGGGCATGATTCGCAAGCTCGCTGCTGGACTTTATACCTGGTTACCCCTAGGGCTGCGAGTGTTGCGCAAAGTCGAAACGGTGATTCGTCAAGAGATGGACCGCGCCGGCGCTCAAGAGGTGCTGATGCCGGCGGTTCAGCCAGCCGAGTTATGGCAGGAATCGGGGCGTTGGGATAAATATGGTCCGGAACTACTCCGCCTGGAAGATCGTCACCAGCGAAAGTTTTGTTTCGGCCCTACGCACGAAGAAGTCATCACTGATCTCGCCCGCGCTGAACTTCATAGCTATCGTCAGCTCCCAGCCAATTTTTACCAAATTCAAACCAAATTCCGCGACGAGATTCGTCCGCGTTTTGGTTTAATGCGCGCGCGCGAATTTTTGATGAAGGATGCCTATAGTTTTCATCTCGACGAGGTTTCCCTGGCCGCGACCTATCAGGTGATGTACGACACCTATACCCGCATTTTTACGCGACTTGGGTTGCGTTTTCGGGCGGTGTGCGCCGACACCGGTGCCATTGGCGGTAACGCCTCCCACGAATTTCACGTCCTAGCCGATTCCGGCGAGGATGTCATCGCCTTTTGCCCCGATTCCGATTACGCCGCCAATTTAGAACTAGCCGAAGCCTTACCACCTACAGGCGAGCATCCCGCTCCCAGTCAGGAAATGCGCGAGGTATACACTCCAGGAGTGCGGACAATCTCCGCAGTAACTATTTGTCTCTTGATCCCTGCTTCTCGCACTGTCAAAACCTTGCTTGTGGAGGGCAGTGAAGGTGGATTGGTAGCCCTGGTGTTACGCGGTGACCACGAATTAAATGAAGCCAAGGCGGCCAAGCTGCCCCTTGTCGCCGCGCCCTTGACCTTCGCTTCTCCCGAGCGGGTCAGGGAAGAGACTGGTGCCGACCCTGGTTCCGTGGGGCCGGTCGGGCTAACCTGTCCGGTAATCCGCGACCGTGCCACAGTCGTCCTTGCTGATTTCGCGTGCGGGGCCAACCGCGATAATTTCCATCTCACGGGCGTCAATTGGGGACGCGATTTACCCGAACCTGAAACCGCTAATTTACGCGCCATTGTGGCGGGCGATCTCAGCCCGGATGGCAAAGGCCATCTTTCACTATGTCGCGGGATCGAAGTGGGCCATATCTTTCAACTCGGCACTAGATATAGTAGCGCGCTACAGGCTGAAGTCCTTGGTGAGGACGGTCGTCCGGTGACCATGGTCATGGGTTGCTACGGTATTGGTGTTTCTCGGGTCGTCGCTGCCGCCATTGAACAGAATCATGACGAACGCGGGATTCTCTGGCCCACGACCATCACGCCCTTCCATGTTGTGCTGATTCCAATCAACATGCACCGCTCCATTCGTTTAGCTGAGGCCGCAACTTGTCTTTATGACGAGTTACGTTCTGTCGGGATCGAAGTATTATTCGATGACCGTGGATTGCGCCCTGGCGTGATGTTCGCAGACGCTGAACTTATTGGTATTCCTCATCGCCTGGTCATGAGTGATCGCGGTTTGGATACCGGAACAGTGGAATATCGCGCCCGAAAGGACACGCAGTCACGGAACATTCCTCTAAAGGAAACCGTCACCTTTTTGCGAGAAATGTTAGCGGCTGCGGGGTTAAGTGAATTTTATGCGCAATAA
- a CDS encoding hypothetical protein (Evidence 5 : Unknown function), which yields MKNRLLSSQPYIKAMFLGDTHEKILGRNLFAGNAVIHCWYYFLWPFWSCFG from the coding sequence TTGAAAAATCGTCTCCTTTCCTCCCAGCCCTATATAAAGGCGATGTTTCTCGGAGATACTCATGAAAAAATTCTGGGGCGCAATCTTTTCGCTGGGAACGCTGTTATTCATTGCTGGTATTATTTTTTATGGCCTTTTTGGAGTTGCTTTGGATAG